The region TATCGGCGCCGTCGGCGATCTGGCTCTTGGCATCGACGGGCGGAACCTGTACGCGGCGACGGCCACGGGCATCTGGCGGCTCGCCCTGGCGGAGTGACCTCGCCGCGCTGGTCTTCGGCTACCGCGGCGCTCCGAGCGCCGCGCCGCCCAGCGCGGTCAGCACGACCACCAGCCACGGCGGCGTCTTCCAGTACATCAACAGCCCGAACGCCAGCAGGGCCAGCATCAGATCCGGTGTGGTGACGATGGCGCTGGTGAAGACCGGCGTGTAGAGCGCCGCCCCGAGCAGGCCCACCACCGCCGCGTTGATCCCCTTGAGCGCGGACTGGAAGGCCGGCTGCGAGCGGGCCGTCTCCCAGAACGGCAGCGCGCCGACCACCAGGAAGAACGACGGCAGGAAGATCGACAACAGGGCCAGTGTGCCGCCGGCCAGCCCGTTCGGCGGCTGGGCCATCATCACGCCGAGATAGGCGGAGAAGGTGAACAACGGGCCAGGGACCGCCTGGGCTGCGCCGTAGCCGGCGATGAACTGCTCGTTGGTGACCCAGCCAGTCGGCACGACTTCGGCCGCCAGCAGCGGCAGAACGACGTGCCCGCCGCCGAACACCAGCGAGCCGACGCGGTAGAAGCTGTCCATCAGGGCGATGGCCTGGGACGGCGCGATCAGCCGGATCAGCGGCAGGCCGACCAGGAAGCCGAAGAACAGCACCCACGCGATGATGCCGGTCCGCCGACTCAGGGGGATCGCCGTGGCTGAGGCGGGCGGCGGGGCGGCGGCCGGCAGCAGCAGCCAGCCGACCAGTCCGGCCAGGGCGATCGTGCCGACCTGCCCGAGCGCGTTCGGGATGGCCAGCACCGCGATGGCGGCCAGGATGGCGATGGTGGCGCGCTCCCGGTCGGGGCAGAGCGACTTCGCCATGCCCCAGACGGCCTGCGCCACCACGGCCACGGCGACGATCTTCAGCCCGTGCAGCCAGCCGGCGTTGCTGACCTCCGCGTTCTGGACGCCGAGCGCGAACACCGTCAGCGCGATGGCCGACGGCAGGGTGAACCCGAGCCAGGCCACGATGCCGCCGAGCAGTCCAGCCCGAATGATCCCAAGACCGATGCCGACCTGGCTGCTGGCTGGCCCTGGCAGGAACTGGCAGAGCGCAACCAGATCGGCGTAGCGTTGCTCGTCGATCCACTTGCGACGGACGACGTACTCGTCGCGGAAGTAGCCGAGGTGGGCGATGGGGCCGCCGAACGAGGTCAGACCGAGGCGCAGCGAGGCCGCCGCGACCTCTGCAAGCGACCCGCTCATGCCTCGCTCACCGTCCCTCTCCGCTGTCTGTGCCGACTGTGCCGGGCGCCGCGTGCTGCGTTGCGGCGGCAGGAGCGGGCACGAGCGTACCACCAAACAGCCCGCGTGGGAATCCCAGATATCCACCGCGCGTCGAGACGGCCTGGGACGGACGGTCCCAGCCGATGCGGTCTGGCCCGGCCGCGCGGTACCCTACTCGGAGCCAGTTCACCAGGGGCGGCGTCCATGCTGGCGCGCAGCCCGACGAGATCCTGGGAGGGAGCACGGCCATGCAGCGTGCGCTACTGAGCGACATCAAGAAGATCGAGATCGAAGAGGTTCCGTCGAAGCTGCCGGGCGCGGGCGAGGCCCGGGTCTCGATCGAGGCGTGCGGCATCTGCGGCTCGGACCTGCACATGTACGACGGCAGCCACCCGGTCCTGCGGCCGCCGCTGGTGATGGGCCACGAGTTCGTGGGGCGGGTCATGGACGTGGGCGAGGGCGTGACCAACGTCAGGCCCGGCGACCGCGTCATCGGGATCGCGGGGCGTGGCTGCACCGAGTGCGAGGCCTGCCTGGAGGGGCACTACAACTGGTGCGAGGGGCTGAAGGTCATCGGCGGGCACATCCCAGGCGCGCTGGCCGAGGAGCTGGTGCTGCCGTCTGACCAGTTCCTGACCATTCCGGAGTGGATCCCGCAGGATCAGGCGACGCTGATCGAGGTTGGCGCGGTGGGCATGCACACCATCGCGCGGTACGGCGACGTGACCGGCAAGTCGTGCCTGGTGCTGGGCGCGGGGCCGGTCGGCCTGGTGCTGACGGCCTGCCTCAAGGCGGTCGGGGCCGGCCCGATTGTGGTCAGCGACATCAGCGCGGCTCGCCGCGAGATGGCGCAGCAGGTGGGCGCGGATCTGGTCATCAACCCGCTGGAGGAGGGCGCTGAGGACGCCGTCAAGGCCCGGTTCCCGCGCGGCATGGAGGTGGCGTTCGACTGCGCTGGCCGCGAGGCCTCGCTGCTCTCGGCGCTGCGCCTGACCCGCCGGGGCGCATCGGTCATCCTGACGGCGATCTTCCCGGCGACGGTTACCCTGCCGATGGCCCAGGTGCAGCGGGCCGAGCGCAAGCTGATCGGCGTGCAGATGTACCAGAAGCAGGACTTCCTGGACGTGATCGAGCTGCTGGAGCAGAAGAAGCTCGACCTGAGCGGCATCGTAACGCACGAGGTGCCGCTCGCGCAGACGGCCGAGGCGTTCCACCTGCTGGAGTCGGCGGACGCGGCGGCCGGTAAGGTGCTGATCAAGGTCAAGGGGTAGCGCGATTGCATAGTCGTCTGTGTTCCCGACACGCCGTCAAACGAGCGGTCGGGGACTGAAGTCCCCGTCTACAGTCATTCAGTCGCTTCGCGACGAAGGGTGGAAATAGCCGTCGCCGGGTGAGACTAGAGCGTCGCGCAGCGACTGCAGGATGGTAGGCGGGGCTTTCAAGCCCCGACGCGGCTGTACGACGAGACCAGCAGGCAATCGCCCTGGACCCGAAGGGCCCTCGCCCGCTACCGGACGACGATCTGAGGCAGGTGCTGTTCGAGCAGGGCGATGGCTTCGGCGCGCATGTGGGCGCGGTGGGCGTGCGCCAGGAGCATCGCGCGGTCGACGTCGCCGGCGGCGATGGCCTCGAAGAGGGCGCGGTGCTCGGCGGTCGGCTCGGTGGGGCGGGGCCGCAGCCGCAGCGTCAGGCGGGAGACCCGGCCGGCCTGATCGAGCAGGCGCGCCCGCACGTCGGCGATGTGGTGGTTGCCGGCCAGCTCGGCCAGCGCGGTGTGGAAGTCGCGGCTGGCGGCCGTCCAGGCCTCGCGGTCGTCGGCCTCGGTGGCGGCCTCCTGCCGCTCGACGATGCTCCTGAGGCGAGCCAGGTCGTCAGGGGTGGCCCGCTCGGTGACCAGCCGCGCAACAATCGATTCGAGCCCTTCGAGCGTCTCGAACAGCTCGCGGAAGTCGCTCAGCGAGACCGGGCTGACGAACAGCCCCTTGCGGTGGATCGAGTAGACCCACCCCTCCTGCCGCAGCCGGAGG is a window of Chloroflexota bacterium DNA encoding:
- the chrA gene encoding chromate efflux transporter; translation: MSGSLAEVAAASLRLGLTSFGGPIAHLGYFRDEYVVRRKWIDEQRYADLVALCQFLPGPASSQVGIGLGIIRAGLLGGIVAWLGFTLPSAIALTVFALGVQNAEVSNAGWLHGLKIVAVAVVAQAVWGMAKSLCPDRERATIAILAAIAVLAIPNALGQVGTIALAGLVGWLLLPAAAPPPASATAIPLSRRTGIIAWVLFFGFLVGLPLIRLIAPSQAIALMDSFYRVGSLVFGGGHVVLPLLAAEVVPTGWVTNEQFIAGYGAAQAVPGPLFTFSAYLGVMMAQPPNGLAGGTLALLSIFLPSFFLVVGALPFWETARSQPAFQSALKGINAAVVGLLGAALYTPVFTSAIVTTPDLMLALLAFGLLMYWKTPPWLVVVLTALGGAALGAPR
- a CDS encoding alcohol dehydrogenase catalytic domain-containing protein, with the protein product MQRALLSDIKKIEIEEVPSKLPGAGEARVSIEACGICGSDLHMYDGSHPVLRPPLVMGHEFVGRVMDVGEGVTNVRPGDRVIGIAGRGCTECEACLEGHYNWCEGLKVIGGHIPGALAEELVLPSDQFLTIPEWIPQDQATLIEVGAVGMHTIARYGDVTGKSCLVLGAGPVGLVLTACLKAVGAGPIVVSDISAARREMAQQVGADLVINPLEEGAEDAVKARFPRGMEVAFDCAGREASLLSALRLTRRGASVILTAIFPATVTLPMAQVQRAERKLIGVQMYQKQDFLDVIELLEQKKLDLSGIVTHEVPLAQTAEAFHLLESADAAAGKVLIKVKG
- a CDS encoding GntR family transcriptional regulator, coding for MASLPDRMLAPGDLSLPPYEPDPALADQSMTLQAYAAIRQAIVDVHIRPGEPIAENTLARWLGMSRTPVREAILRLRQEGWVYSIHRKGLFVSPVSLSDFRELFETLEGLESIVARLVTERATPDDLARLRSIVERQEAATEADDREAWTAASRDFHTALAELAGNHHIADVRARLLDQAGRVSRLTLRLRPRPTEPTAEHRALFEAIAAGDVDRAMLLAHAHRAHMRAEAIALLEQHLPQIVVR